AATGCAACTTTTAACATCCAAGCAAAAGAACTAACAGTAACAggtcagaaaaaagaaatttgaataaaaaaaatctgaatcactgagaggcacaggctccccgtgacccgaggtagttcggataagcggtagaagatgaatgaatgaatgaatgaatgaatcactgaGTTGGATAAAGGATCACCGCCTATTAAAAATGACTGGTAAacttaataagacaaaatgcttaaaataatCTTCTGTAATGGTACAGTGTGCTCTCTTCATCATCTCATTAAAACTCCTTTTCATTTACAGTCGGATGCAAAAGAGTAGGAACGCTTGACAATTTCCATTTTTCcacaattttcatttataaatatttgggtgtttggatcagcaatttcattttgatctatcaaataactgaaagacagtaatatttcagtagtgaaattaGGTTTactggattaacagaaaatgtgcaatatgcatcaaaacgaaattagacgcATAAattaggtgcataaatttgggcaccccaacagaaaaatcacatcaatatttagtagagcctcctttagcagaaataacagcctctagacgcttccaatagcctgtaatgagtgtctggattctggataaatgtatttttcttcccttacaaaacatctccagttcagttagttGCCGAGcgtggacagcccgcttcaaatcaccccacagatgttcaatgatattcaagtctggggactgggatggccattccagaacattttacttgttcctctgcataaatgcccaagtagattttgagcagtgttttgggacgttgtcttgttgaaatatccatcCCCTTCGTAACTTTAACTTTGTGaatgattcctcaacattattctcaagaatctactgatattgagtggaatccatgcgactttaactttaaccagattcccagtaccggcactggccacacagtcCCAGAGCATGATgaaacctccaccaaattttactgtgtgttttttttttttggaatgctgtgttcttttgccgtcATGCATAACgtcccttgttatgaccaaataactcaatctttgttccacagcaccttattccaaaatgaagctggcttgtccaaatgtgcgtttgcatacctcaagcgactccgtttgtggcgtgtgtgcagaaaaggcttctttcgcatcactctcccatacagcttcaccttgtgtgctgaattgttgaacgatgcacagtgacaccatctgcagcaagttgatgttgtaggtctttggaggtggtctcttggctgtttttgaccgttctcaccatccttcgcctttgcctctccaatattttacgtggcctgccacttctggccataacaagaactgtgcctgtggtctttcatttcctcactatgttcctcacaatggacactgacagcttatatctctgtgataactttttgtagccttcccctaaatcATACTGTTGAACAATCTattttttcaggtcatttgaaagttgttttgaggcctccatgttgccactctttagaggagagtcaaagagaacaacaacttgcaattggccaccttaaataccttttctcatgattggatgcacctgtctatgaagttcaaggcttaatgagctcaccaaaccaattgtgtgttccaatatATCATTGCTAattagttacaggtattcaaataaacaaaatggcaAGTTTGCCCAAATCTATGAACCTGtttaatttcgttttgatgcatactGTATACTTGACAGTGAAGTTGTCATCTGTTTAAGTCTAAGTGAGCACCATGTTCATATTGTAGTTTGATTGAAAGCCTTCTGCAGGCATAAGATTTGAGGTTGAGACAAAAGAATTCTATCTAGAAGGTTAGCAGCCTATCCCTGTCAAAGAAGTCTCAACCATGTAGTCAGTCAGTCTACACTTTCTCCATGCTTCACCTCAAAAACAACCCAAATTACACACCAGTGTAATCACTGGTAATTGGCAACGTGTTGTTTGGCTGAAATATTCAAGCAAACAATAATCTCTGACTCGAGCTGACAGTAAAAaagttaatttttaaattattactatttttcttGCTGTAGGTCAATTAACTCTCTTCTCTTGTTTAATTTAAAACCACCAAATAGAACCAGGGAATATTTTGGTTTCTCATTTACAAAATGGAAACTATATATTTTCTTGGGTTTGAATCTGTCTTAGCAAACTATAACAGAAGGATCAGGATTGGACAACTGTGCAGGGAAGTTAACACGTTTAGTTGTTCCAGATCGTTCGTTGTACTAAATAAGCTTGAAATAATCTTCTGTAAAGGTACAATGTGCACTCCATCATTTTATGAAAACTttcttatatacatttataacacccagataacacacacaactcacccAAAAGCAGCAGAAGTCGAAACATGACTCTGAGAGAATACATGGAAAGAAACTCTGATTAACATATTTATatcaattataaaattaaattatgtttCTGTGGTCAAAATAGTCCATCATATGATGACACATTAGtaaagttttgtattttatataaaatataaatattttacctcGTGGATTCGTTCTGTCTGCTGTTTGCTCCTGTCTGCCACTTGAATTTATTTCAACATAGCTAAGTAATGATTCTGAATAAAAGAACATAGGAAGGGTGTTGAAATATGTAGAAAGACGGGTTATTAATTGTTTTGACTTCTAATTACTGTtgtgatgcaggacaaaggcgagcgaggatccaaatgcagtctaTAGTTTATAGACTATAGACAGTCTATAGAGCAgtaggccagggcggagccggcagagcaggaagCCAGGGCCGGGTTGGGCCGAGGTACTGTAgaggcctcgggcgtccgtggctggtcTGACTCTgtagcccacggaccccgatgcctgccgccccccccccaaaaatatttagggccggtgccCCTCTCTACCCTGCTCACGCTCAGAGAGGATCCGCCCAAGAGCAGCGCTAGGTTGACGAGGTCTGTAAAAGACCCCGTCTCTCAGCCAACAGGCATCAgatagcgcagcccgtcctccaaTCCATGCCGAAAGATGTCCTTCAGCTCCTTCTCGCCGAAGTCCACCCGATTACACAGGTCCACAAACACTTCCACGTATTCCTCGACTGGGGAATCTTCCTGacgaacaaaaaacaaaatttctgctggatccatttgtggttggtcgttctgttgtgatgcaggacaaaggcgagcgAAGATCCAAATGCGGTCTATAGTTTAATTATCCAAAACAccagaaacagacaaacaggcagacagaacaaggcagaacacagagctaacaggGACCGGGAACATAGAAACAAACTTCCAACAtgtaacaacgaccaacaccagggaagtggacatacagtgtatatatagctgacaggaaccaatgacaaagcagagacaatcagagacaaagacaacacacctgaggagatgaatgagttcaatcagtGTCCGTGGGAACAAAccagtgggcggagcaaacaattaacaacagggaaagacagcagacagaaacagggcgaaaacacagacagactcctCACAATTACATTCAGAATCATATTTAGTTGCTATGTACATACATATGCACATTCACccttttctatttatttgatcGCCAGCAGTCTGATTTAAAATTACTCAGAACACTGTTGATTTCATCTTGGTATGAGATTAACAGATTTTAGTGTGAGGAGCATTCTCTAGAGCAGCGGTGgtcaatcttatccggaaagggccggtgtgggtgcaggttttcattccaacaaagcagaagccacacctgagtctaataaaagccaagaactactgattaaaaacaggtggaatcaggtgtggcatctgcttggttggaatgaaaacctgcacccatactggccctttgtggataagattggacaacTCTGGTCTAGATCCTGTCTCTGACTGTGGCCAGTTACATAAATGCTTACAAATACgtgaattaaataattaaaatgttagtTGAGACTTTGGATAAACTTCGTGCATTTTATGACAATTGAACCATACTTTggtgattttttaaattaaattaaattaaattaaattaaattaaattcattttctaccgcttatccgaactacctcgggtcacggggagcctgtgcctatctcaggcgtcatcgggcatcaaggcaggatacaccctggatggagtgccaacccatcacagggcacacacacactctcattcactcacacaatcacactacggacaattttccagagatgccaatcaacctaccatgcatgtctttagaccggggaaggaaaccggagtacccggaggaaacccctgaggcacggggagaacatgcaaactccacacacacaaggcggaggcgggaatcgaaccaccaaccctggaggtgtgaggcgaacgtgctaaccaataagccaccgtgcagggccggccctgcgcataggcagaataggcaaatgctaagggcgccgcccaccactaggcGCCCGCgtgcccaaattattatttttatttatatatatatatgtatatatatatatatatatatatatatatatatatatatatatatatatatatatatatatatgaaaaaataaagtgttattattaatcaagaaaaatatatcagtataatGATATGGTTAGGACTTCTGCAAGGAAACAAAAGTCTGGAAAAAAGCACCAtatagaaaaatctaaatcttaatatatattatacagccTTTGTCAAAGGAAGAAGTTATAAAAGGTGACGCAAGTGGTGAAAGATAACTCTGGGAGAGATGTGGGTGTTTAGATATAAAAATGGCAATAATGTAGAGAATGTTCAGTTACACTTTGCTAGCAAATGTGTATTTCTCCTatgtatggagacttttgggacacctgaataatctatattttatttttttgccatgtTGTTTGTCAGTTGTTGTCTGCTTTGTGTGCTCATGATTCTGGTCCTGTTTTGCTATTGCCCTTGCCTGGATtactttgtgcttttgtttcaAATCTTCTACCTGCATTTGGATTCTCGAAGCAAGTGAAGCATGCCATCATTAGACCTTTCACTGATGAGCCCAGGAACACCAAAAGCCCTGGAAGACCTCAGACAACATCTAAAGCGACCAGCCTGCCATCTAGTGGCGGGCAACCGACAGTTCACCCAACACCGACTTGACAGGATGTTTGGACAAAACAATGTCAGGATACATACATCCCCTTTGGTGCTTATTGTCTTTTGTTATCTCATGTAATTTCGGGAATGGTAGGGAGGTGGgtgccattttattttgtgaatccTTGTTTTCTCCTATTTTGTGTTAGTTAGGGAGTGAGTTCAGgtatctgttatttattttacttttgtgttCTAGACTATCAAGATTTCCACTCCCCAGGCAGTgaacttttgtttgttattttggcgtTGCCCCCTTCTGAGATTTTGTTCCCTTCCTCAGTTGAACTTGAACTGATTTTCTTCCTGCTTCTTGcttaaataaacctttaaattcGATATGGAATGTTGTTGGTGTGGTGCTGTGGTTatgctctttcctctttttaataTGTTAGGTTCTAAAACCCCTAGAAACGCGAGCTACGCGCAGGACGTAACAAAGTGTAGATTAAAGTTTTGATGtaaattaaaatttcatttcaaatccattgtgtttgaacaatcacaaaacaaatgacACAATCCTTTATTTAGTGTTTCTTTATTAGCATGTTATTTAGTCAAACTTTAATCAATGCATCCATAAACCTCAGTAATAAATGTATTGaattactaaatactaaatagtACCATAGTATTCCTAAAACATACAGGTAACTGTTAACAAAATGATTGGAGCAAATCAGGAAATCTAACACATGAAGATTTTCTTTCATTAGTTAAAATTAATTTGAGAAAAACAATATACCGTATTTTCTGCACTATAAGGCACAGCTAaaagccttaaattttctcaaaaattcggccgtgcgcctaataatccggtgcgccttatgtgtgcaccgagttccaaaaatctgtaaaaatgttgttgtgcgactttggtaagcgTTCCGCCATTGACTGTCGGACcatttcccgctgacacagggacataatacatacactacgaacgctggcagcgataaaccaaccagagaacattacgtagtacgtacgcttacctccgccacgcctccggtaggtatactaccggtatgttgcaaaacatttgtttcttcctaaccattATGCGCTCCACACACCGGTtcagtaggtggcggtaaatgcaccttaagttggtttgccatccgccaataaaaatcagaagaagaagaagacaacatttgtttgtctaaggacccctgaaaatggcaccagtgaagagacatgcttacgtggcacaattcaaactacaggctatcagttatgcagttgtaaatgggaatagagcagctgcgaaagaattcaacatcaatgaatccatggttcggaagtggaggaagcaagaaaatgaactgcgccaagttaagaagacacagtagatgaggactttgatggatttgtgggagaagattgattaaaaaataatgtgtgtgtattgttaaatggtagaataaagttcaactaaacactgttttgcttccgttaccttttttgtagaccgtataTTTTAGCATGCGActtataatacggtgcgccttatgtatttgttaagtacagaaatagaccccgtaattgagactgcgccttataatccggtgcgccttatgGTGCGGAAAATACTGTACAAGAAGTATAAATTTAATTCCAAAACACCAAATATAAGATTACATGTAAATCACACTAATTTACTAATTAGAATATTGTAATTatagtcattattattataatatgtcAAATCCTGATGGCATTGGGAAGCTTTTGGgatctataaatatattagtTACTgtagtgtttgagtgtttaaatgaattgtaaagtacttataaaatatatatatatatatatatatatatatatatatatatatatatatatatatatatatatttataaaatataaaatatatgtgatataaaatgagtagCTTATGatatgtgtatttctgtgtgaacAGATCTCTACAGCATTCCTGAATGCTTTCAGATTGAATGATTGCTGAATAAACGAAGAAAAATCTGgaacatatacatattttacttttttttttttttttttatatttacatataatgtGGACTTTCTCCTTCATTGATCGATCTTACGGATGCGTCTCATGGTCACAGTGCAGTTCTTTGAAAGTCCCAGTCTGCTAACTTCTTCTTCAAGCTGAAAGATGTGAAATAAATCCTGTAAGTGCTGTAAAAGtcttttatatgtaaataaaccACAACTAATCAATTACCAATGCTTATTCCTTCATCATGTTAGACAACAAAGACTTCTTTTGTTACCTAAATTGCTACACCTGATCTACGAgataagtaaaatgtaatgtttaatgatcaataattatatttaatgataacatttaataacttttaattcattcattcatcttctaccgcttatccgaactactctcaggtcacggggagcctgtgcctatctcaggcgtcatcgggcatcaaggcaggatacaccctggatggcgtAATAACTTTTAATGTTTAGTAAAACTGGATAAACATCTGTCTGTTTCATATTAAGGATCAGGAATGTTTACTCACTGCCATCAGCACAGATCGTGCAACCTCAGAGTATAAGAGATTGTCATTAGATCTGGTTTTCAGTCGCACTCCCATAACAGCACCTGCGATATAGATTTTGCATTATGatcaataaacacatacacCTGCATGCTTTCCATATGCAAATTCACATGCACAGAGTTATGCAGCATGTTTGttccttttttacttttttactagCTCTCACTCTGTGTACTTTGCTCCTCTAGCACTCTTATACATAATCATAATGTAAAATCACTCCTCTGAAAAGAAACCCACTAAACAAATTTGGAATAAATTGGAAGGTTGATGCATCTCCACCCCGCATCAGTTCCTCTGAACTATTTTTCTTGAATGTATGAGTATCCCATATGATGGTATCCACATACCtatggccatatagtgtataaaaaCAGTGGTTACTGAAATTAATAGTTTTTAACATTGACTTAATGAACTATTGAATCTGATGTGAAACACAGATATAGTTTAAGGACAGTCACAGTAATTGAGTATTTACTCACCTGGAGTGAAATCTGTCAAGAAAAAGGAAATCAAAATTAGAATTAGAAAGCACCTGGAACTCACCGAAAATCTGGAAACATCTACATTTGATTTACAATTTCATGAGTTTCATTTAGTGGCAATTGACTGTATTCTTACATGAGTGTCATACAGTAATAGAGTTAGCTCAtaaattgcattttattattgtttctacTTCTCAGAGAAGAAATACGCTCACCAGTGTAGCAGACGAAAGGTAAGCGTTCTAAACAGTTTTCATCTGTCCATTGGCCTGAATGATCCacagctgtgcagtgctgattTCCATATTGACCAAATACATTCAAACCATTATCAGGTTCTGGTCCTTGTGCTGGAAATGCTGGTCTCCAATATGTAAATTTTGAGTTGCTCTGATCTGACCATAACCGGTTCCTATACAGACCTATCCATATATCATAGCGATACATGATGCTCAGTATCTGCTGAAGTTCATTCTCATTCCTCACACTGGGCAGGTCTATGTAATTTTCTCTGCAGAATCTTTGAGCTTCTTCCCAGGTCATGCTGTAATAAATCTGAACATATATGCTTGTAcctaagaataaaaacattgtgaTAGTCACCTATAGGcaaaatatgtattattattatcattcataTGCCAATATCAGCTATAATAGCAAATTTTACACTGCACAAATTTTCCCACATACCCACATGCATAGTTTATCATTCTTACcattataacaaacaaatagGTTTCTTTCATTACAAGGCCTGTCAAACCATTCCCCTTTGTTGTTCATGGAAACACACATCTCGTTTCCATTATAGTTATCAGGTTGATGGGGCCATCCtctgaagtctctctctccctcctggtAGAAAGTATCATCATCCAGAGACCATCTCCAACTGTCCACATCATCATACAGTCCAATCCAGGCTAAACCTGAGTAACTGCCATTTACTGTGTTAAGGAGTGTGTTCATTTCCTCCATGTTATCAATAGTAGCCAGGTCAGTGtaattctctctgcagtatctctgtgcttcagtccaGGACTTACTGTTATTAACAAAGTGATACTGACGAGAAGATGTTGAGGACATTGCTGAAGGAGGTACAGaaatttgatttaaaacagttgtttatttaagttttttttttccagtagaTTAACAGTGGGCATTTAttgaatatattcattcattcattcatcttctaccgcttatccgaactacctcgggtcacggggagcctgtgcctatctcaggcgtcatcgggcatcaaggcaggatacaccctggacggagtgccaacccatcgcagggcacacacacacactcattcactcacgcaatcacacactagggacaattttccagagatgccaatcaacctaccatgcatgtctttggaccgggggaggaaaccggagtacccggaggaaacccccgaggcaccgggagaacatgcaaactccacacacacaaggtggaggcgggaatcaaacccgaccctggaggtgtgaggcaaacgtgctaaccactaagccaccatgcccccttattgaatatatataatattataataatgttaatattggTGTTATGATCAGACACTGTACAGATGTTGAAAATGGTTTAAAGATCAGGAAACAAATATCTACTCACTGCTGTAACAGAGGAATGGAAAAGTGTCTACACAATTTTCATCTGTCCATTTCCCAGAATCATTAAATGACACAGCAGTGCAGGATTCATTCTGTCTGAAATTATCTGGTTGTCCAGGTTTCCAGTTGCTAAAAGAAGAGTTGCTTTGATCTGACCAAGACCTGGTTCTGTACAGGCCGATCcaaaaagcataataataataataataattataataatcagattgacttaataataataatctgatctTGTCATTCTCTGTCTCGTTCCTCACGCTGGCCAGATCTGTGTAATGTTCTCTGCAGTAGCTCTGAGCTTCAGTCCAGTTCATGCTGCGTTTAACAAAAACATAGCTTTGACTGGCATTCAGTCTACCTAAAAGAGATGGATGcaatatatataactgtatgtGGAAAACTGTACTTAAACATGGAATATGTGAATATGTAATTGTTTCTAAAACTATTAGCtattatatcttatattaaCTATTATACaactataattaaatatacattttattaaaaatacataactGCATTGCTTACcatcaaaacaaatgaatggaaGTGTATGAGAGCAAGACTCCTCACTCCATTGTGTAGACTGACTCAAAAAAACTACACATAAACTGTTCCCATTCcagtttgttggtttgtttatatACCAGTGTCTAAAGTTTCTCTCTCCATTCTTGTAGAAAGAATCATCACCCAGAGACCATTTCCAGCTCTTTAGATCATCATACAGTCCAATCCAGGCTAAACCTGAGTAGATGTCATATGCTTTGGCTGTATTAAGGAGTCTCGTCACATCTTCTATAATGTTAATGGTGGCCAGGTCAGTGTATTTGTCTCGGCagtatctctgtgcttcagtccaGGTCTTATTCTGATTAATAAAGTGGTACTCATAGAGGGAACATGAGGATGCTGTGCAGGATCCTTTAAAAGGCAGAATAACAAAATGtctaaaattaataaaggtgcagtgttgtgtatgtatgtttaacatttaaatattgtgaGCTTTAAAGCTTAGGCAGTATTTTAGAAACCAAGAAAGtaattactttatattatatataagaaagatttacatactgtataaaatttATACTCTTGTATTTTCAAACAGTTACCTCACTGAACATCCTATGATTTGTTAAAAGATGTAAATTCTAAAATAATTGCCCAAATGTGATGTTGACTGTAAGTAATCTTCATATTGTgcaataatcaataaacaaaggCTAATTAGATAAACTCACTCTTATAGCAGAAAAAAGGGATTGTGGTTAAGCAGCTCTCATCTGTCCAGTAGCCTGAATCTGTGAGAGATACAGCAGTGCAGTGCTGAAAACCATATTCCCAATAAACATTTGCACCATTATCTGGCTGTTCAGGTATAAACGGAGTGGCTGGTCTCCAGTTTTCATACACATATTCCCATTTGTCTGACCAGAGTCTGGTTCTGTATAGACCAATCCAAGTGTTAGAGCCACCTGTGAGATTAAGGATTTGTTCATTATCTGCTTGGTTCCTCACACTGGCCAGGTCTGTGTAATACACTCTGCAGTAATGCTGAGCCTGTGTCCAAGACATGGGCTGAttaatcaatgtgaaactttTTGTTCCATTCCATCCTGAAACGATAATTGTAATCAGTAACACATCAACAAACAACGACAGTTTAATCCTTCGTTAAACTTATTATATATTCTCACCATTAAAGCaaacaaatggaaaataatTGTTACAGTTTCCATCAGACCAGGTTCCATCAGAtctaatataaacacacagctcGTTTCCATTATAGTTATCAGGTTGATGGTACCATCCtctgaagtctctctctccttcctggTAGAAAGCATCATCATCCAGAGACCATCTCCAACTGTCCTCATCACCATACAGTCCAATCCAGGCTAAACCTGAGTAGCTGCCATTTACTGTGTTAAGGAGTGTGTTCATTTCCTCCATGTTATTAATGGTTGCTAGGTCAGTGtaattctctctgcagtatctctgtgcttcagtccaGGTCTTATTCTCATTCACAAAGTGATACTGATGAGAGAGTAATGGTAGCATTGCTAGAGTGTGATAACACAAATGTTGGTTACTGTGCTCATTTTCTACTGAAAATTGCCACAATAGATAGACTCAATACAGATATCTACTCACTGCTGTAACAAAGGAATGGAAAAGCTTGGCTACAAATTTCATCTGTCCAGTTCCCAGAATCATTAAATGACACAGCAGTACAGGAttcattctgtctgtaattATCTGGTTGTCCAGGACTCCAGTTGCTGAATGAAGAGTTGCTTTTATCTGACCAAGATCTGGTTCTGTACAGGCCGATCCAAAAACCTGAATAATACGTATTATTAAACATTGATCTAATCTCCTGGTTCTCAGTCTCATTCCTCACAATGGCCAGGTCTGTGTAGTGctctctgcagtatctctgaGCTTCAGTCCAGTTCATGTGCTGATAAACCGGGACATATCTTTCACTGGCATTCACTCTGCCTAAAAGAGACAATAGAAATATAGGAATCCTGTACTTTTACAGAAAATATGTACTGAATTTAAAGCTAACTTGTGTTTCTTCATAAAGCATATACAAACCTGCTTTACTCACCATcaaagcaaatgaaataaagcatTGAGGAACAAGATGTCTCCCACCAAGCTTCATCATAattagatacatacacacacaaactgattcCATACCAGTCTCTTGGCTTCTGTATATACCAGTTTTTAAagcttctctctccctccttgtAGAAAGAATCATCATCCAGAGACCATTTCCAGCTGTTCAGATCATCATACAGTCCAATCCAGGTTCGCCTGCTGTTCCAGATGTCTATTAAGTTTGTAAGGGCCAAGTCCTCTTCAGTGTTATTAATAGAGGCTAAATCAACAtaattctctctgcagtatctctgtgcttcagACCAGGTCTTATTCTCATTAATGAAGTGGTACTGACGAGGAAGACAGACACCAATGCTGAAAAACCCTGTAAGATACCCGTTTTTACATAATGAATATAACTTGAGGTCACTGAAGCTCTGATTTACTAAGAtcaaaaataaagtgaactAATTTACATGTACAATTGGATAAAATAATCACCCCTTCAAATCAGTCACAAATTGTAGCTTTGCAATGTGAAATGAAGACAAacacaatttttgttttatccatCTGTATTTACACAATGCAACTTTTAACATCCAAGCGAAAGAACTAACAGTTCTAGTTAATAGGATCACTGCCTATTAAAATGACTGGTAAACTCAATAAGCCAATAAGCTTGAAATAACCTTCTGAAATGATAAAATTCGCTCTCTTCATCATTTCATTAAAACTCcttttcatttacataaataaacttattatgtatatagaaatatacacattataataattagatatcttttataacacacacataacacatacCACTCACCCAAAAGCAGCAGAAGTCGAAACATGGCTCTGGCGGAATGCACAGAAAGCGTGATTaagatatttataattttaaaacaattttaaaacattaactaactaatattaaatgtttttatagtcAAAATAGTCATATTATGGAATATTAGTGAAGCTTTCTATTGAAATATATTTACCTCATGGATCTGTGC
This genomic interval from Tachysurus vachellii isolate PV-2020 chromosome 17, HZAU_Pvac_v1, whole genome shotgun sequence contains the following:
- the LOC132859595 gene encoding C-type mannose receptor 2-like; protein product: MRAMFRLLLLLGFFSIGVCLPRQYHFINENKTWSEAQRYCRENYVDLASINNTEEDLALTNLIDIWNSRRTWIGLYDDLNSWKWSLDDDSFYKEGERSFKNWYIQKPRDWYGISLCVYVSNYDEAWWETSCSSMLYFICFDGRVNASERYVPVYQHMNWTEAQRYCREHYTDLAIVRNETENQEIRSMFNNTYYSGFWIGLYRTRSWSDKSNSSFSNWSPGQPDNYRQNESCTAVSFNDSGNWTDEICSQAFPFLCYSTMLPLLSHQYHFVNENKTWTEAQRYCRENYTDLATINNMEEMNTLLNTVNGSYSGLAWIGLYGDEDSWRWSLDDDAFYQEGERDFRGWYHQPDNYNGNELCVYIRSDGTWSDGNCNNYFPFVCFNGWNGTKSFTLINQPMSWTQAQHYCRVYYTDLASVRNQADNEQILNLTGGSNTWIGLYRTRLWSDKWEYVYENWRPATPFIPEQPDNGANVYWEYGFQHCTAVSLTDSGYWTDESCLTTIPFFCYKRSCTASSCSLYEYHFINQNKTWTEAQRYCRDKYTDLATINIIEDVTRLLNTAKAYDIYSGLAWIGLYDDLKSWKWSLGDDSFYKNGERNFRHWYINKPTNWNGNSLCVVFLSQSTQWSEESCSHTLPFICFDGRLNASQSYVFVKRSMNWTEAQSYCREHYTDLASVRNETENDKIRLLLLSQSDYYNYYYYYYAFWIGLYRTRSWSDQSNSSFSNWKPGQPDNFRQNESCTAVSFNDSGKWTDENCVDTFPFLCYSTMSSTSSRQYHFVNNSKSWTEAQRYCRENYTDLATIDNMEEMNTLLNTVNGSYSGLAWIGLYDDVDSWRWSLDDDTFYQEGERDFRGWPHQPDNYNGNEMCVSMNNKGEWFDRPCNERNLFVCYNGTSIYVQIYYSMTWEEAQRFCRENYIDLPSVRNENELQQILSIMYRYDIWIGLYRNRLWSDQSNSKFTYWRPAFPAQGPEPDNGLNVFGQYGNQHCTAVDHSGQWTDENCLERLPFVCYTDFTPGAVMGVRLKTRSNDNLLYSEVARSVLMALEEEVSRLGLSKNCTVTMRRIRKIDQ